A stretch of Cyanobacterium sp. HL-69 DNA encodes these proteins:
- a CDS encoding TIGR04376 family protein, producing the protein MGIFEDFSNFLESRLEEFLNSNPKLKLEVLSEELIAQEKETIKLILKLKAELQKLEQEITQLGKDIQKWHPRIEKARQSGRYDLAQQAEMREISLLQQGKIAWEKMEDTKKKIAQSREILASIEDKQKEIQLKMKQAQSTYNTPKYYNSSSQYSTYNDTLDPLEEKFQQWEVDQELKDMKGK; encoded by the coding sequence ATGGGAATTTTTGAAGATTTTAGTAATTTTTTAGAATCTCGATTAGAAGAATTTTTAAATAGTAATCCAAAACTTAAACTAGAAGTTTTATCAGAAGAATTAATAGCTCAAGAAAAAGAAACTATTAAACTTATTTTAAAGCTAAAAGCTGAACTTCAAAAATTAGAGCAAGAAATTACACAATTAGGCAAAGACATTCAAAAATGGCATCCTCGCATCGAAAAAGCAAGACAATCAGGTCGTTATGATTTAGCTCAACAAGCTGAAATGAGAGAAATTAGTCTTCTTCAACAGGGAAAAATAGCTTGGGAAAAAATGGAAGACACTAAGAAAAAAATTGCCCAGTCAAGAGAAATTCTTGCATCCATTGAAGATAAACAAAAAGAAATTCAACTGAAAATGAAACAAGCTCAAAGTACCTATAATACTCCTAAATATTATAATTCCTCCTCTCAATATTCTACTTACAACGACACTTTAGATCCCCTCGAAGAGAAATTCCAACAATGGGAAGTTGACCAAGAATTAAAGGATATGAAAGGAAAGTAA
- a CDS encoding N-acetyltransferase (GNAT) family produces the protein MVWLQKLFTKTNNNDSSNANNDNRDWVSLNPDKFGNSQIYFSTHEEIDLYELEELCDSVGWARRPLRKVRKALEHSYLVVSAWEVRGNKKIMIGFARATSDHAFNATIWDVVIHPRFQNKGLGKVLMQYMIRKLRSDDISNVTLFADPQVVEFYRRLGFILDPEGIKGMFWYPD, from the coding sequence ATGGTTTGGTTGCAAAAATTATTTACAAAAACAAACAACAACGATAGCTCTAACGCTAACAATGATAATAGAGATTGGGTATCGCTAAATCCTGATAAATTTGGTAACAGCCAAATATACTTTAGCACCCATGAAGAAATCGATTTGTATGAATTAGAAGAACTTTGTGACTCTGTTGGCTGGGCTAGGCGCCCCCTGCGCAAGGTAAGAAAAGCCCTTGAACATAGTTATCTCGTCGTCTCTGCTTGGGAGGTTAGAGGCAATAAAAAAATCATGATTGGTTTTGCCCGTGCGACTTCTGACCATGCTTTTAATGCCACTATTTGGGATGTGGTCATTCACCCCCGTTTTCAGAATAAGGGATTAGGTAAGGTTTTAATGCAATATATGATTCGCAAGTTACGTAGTGATGATATTAGTAATGTTACTCTATTTGCAGATCCTCAAGTGGTAGAGTTTTATCGTCGTTTAGGTTTTATCCTAGATCCTGAAGGCATTAAGGGAATGTTTTGGTATCCTGATTAA